A single region of the Pseudalkalibacillus berkeleyi genome encodes:
- a CDS encoding CheR family methyltransferase codes for MDQDYIVFSNHIKKHTGIDLTLYKEAQMKRRLIALREKKGFETFSVFYEAMKQNNTLLEEFLDRMTINVSEFYRNPSRWEVLEKEIIPELIKDRKKLKVWSAACSTGEEPYTLSMILKKVVTSIDHSILATDLDELAIKRAKLGYYLERSLKDVPDDLKEKYFKKEGIGFKVDDVLKEKITFEKHNMLAAPFKKDFDLIVCRNVMIYFTEDAKAQLYQKFSDALRPGGILFVGSTEQIFNPKQYGLESAATFFYVKK; via the coding sequence ATGGACCAAGACTACATCGTTTTTTCAAATCACATTAAAAAACATACAGGGATTGACCTCACCTTATATAAAGAAGCACAAATGAAGCGTAGGTTAATTGCGTTGAGAGAGAAAAAGGGATTTGAAACTTTTTCAGTTTTTTATGAAGCAATGAAACAGAACAATACATTACTTGAGGAATTCCTTGATAGAATGACGATTAACGTGTCTGAGTTTTATCGGAATCCTTCAAGGTGGGAAGTCCTTGAAAAGGAAATTATTCCAGAATTAATTAAGGATCGAAAAAAGTTGAAAGTCTGGAGTGCTGCTTGCTCAACTGGAGAGGAACCATACACACTCTCAATGATACTAAAGAAAGTTGTTACATCTATTGATCATTCAATTTTGGCGACAGACCTTGACGAACTTGCAATAAAACGTGCTAAACTAGGATATTATCTTGAGAGAAGTTTAAAGGATGTTCCGGATGACTTGAAGGAAAAGTACTTTAAGAAAGAGGGAATTGGGTTTAAAGTAGATGATGTATTGAAAGAAAAGATTACATTCGAAAAACATAATATGCTTGCAGCCCCCTTCAAAAAGGATTTCGACCTGATTGTATGTAGAAATGTTATGATCTATTTTACTGAGGATGCAAAAGCTCAACTTTATCAAAAGTTCAGTGATGCATTGAGACCTGGTGGAATCTTATTTGTTGGGAGTACAGAACAAATTTTTAACCCTAAACAATACGGACTTGAATCGGCTGCAACATTTTTTTATGTGAAAAAGTAA
- the aroC gene encoding chorismate synthase has product MRYLTAGESHGPQLTTIIEGMPANMTLEQSAIDTELKRRQKGYGRGRRMQIESDSVQLVGGVRHGKTTGAPIAMTVENKDWKHWQKIMGSEPISEGEQDEMKRVITKPRPGHADLNGAIKYNHRDMRNVLERSSARETTVRVAAGAVAKSLLSQFGVKVAGHVISIGGIKSAKTSFDSIEDLQDVTEQSPVRCYDADASEKMKEAIDEAKKNGDSIGGIVEVIVEGLPVGLGSHVHYDRKLDAKIAGAIMSINAFKGVEFGIGFEAAQRPGSEVHDEILWNHESGYYRKTNNLGGFEGGMTNGMPVIVRGVMKPIPTLYKPLQSVDIDTKETFEASIERSDSCAVPSASVVAEAVVAWELANAFTEKFGNESMDRMLSNYHQYVSYSKEF; this is encoded by the coding sequence ATGCGCTATTTAACAGCAGGAGAATCTCATGGACCACAATTAACGACTATTATTGAAGGAATGCCCGCCAATATGACTCTTGAGCAATCTGCGATTGATACGGAATTGAAGAGACGTCAGAAAGGTTACGGTAGAGGCAGAAGAATGCAAATCGAGTCAGATTCTGTCCAACTCGTTGGAGGGGTTAGACATGGGAAGACAACAGGCGCACCAATAGCGATGACTGTTGAAAACAAAGATTGGAAGCATTGGCAGAAAATCATGGGTTCAGAGCCAATCTCTGAAGGTGAGCAGGATGAAATGAAACGTGTGATTACAAAGCCTCGTCCTGGCCATGCTGATTTAAATGGGGCAATAAAGTACAACCATAGAGATATGCGAAATGTTCTTGAGCGGTCATCTGCACGTGAAACGACCGTACGAGTTGCAGCTGGAGCAGTGGCAAAATCGTTATTGTCTCAATTTGGTGTTAAGGTTGCTGGTCATGTCATTTCAATAGGTGGTATCAAATCTGCCAAAACATCTTTCGATTCAATTGAAGACCTCCAAGATGTAACAGAACAATCGCCTGTTCGTTGTTATGATGCTGATGCTTCAGAGAAAATGAAAGAAGCTATTGATGAAGCGAAAAAAAATGGAGATTCAATAGGAGGAATTGTCGAGGTTATTGTGGAAGGTTTGCCAGTCGGACTTGGTAGCCACGTCCATTATGATCGTAAATTGGATGCAAAAATTGCTGGAGCAATAATGAGTATAAATGCATTCAAGGGTGTTGAATTCGGTATTGGATTCGAAGCGGCTCAAAGGCCAGGTAGCGAAGTGCATGATGAAATCCTTTGGAATCATGAGAGTGGGTACTATCGTAAAACGAATAATCTCGGAGGTTTTGAAGGTGGTATGACGAACGGCATGCCTGTCATTGTGCGTGGGGTCATGAAACCAATTCCAACATTGTACAAACCACTGCAAAGCGTTGATATTGATACGAAAGAAACCTTTGAAGCGAGCATTGAGCGTTCAGATAGTTGTGCTGTGCCTTCCGCAAGTGTCGTTGCTGAAGCAGTAGTCGCATGGGAATTAGCGAATGCATTTACTGAGAAGTTTGGTAACGAGTCGATGGATCGAATGTTATCAAATTATCATCAATATGTTTCATATTCGAAGGAGTTTTAA